TCGCCGGGCGCCAGATCGGCCGGATGCGCATCGAGCTGCCCGGCCGCTACGAGGACAACGTCGTCCCCGTGGGCTTCCTGCGCGAGCAGGGCCTCCAGGTCGACGTCGTCGACGCGGACGCCGAGGTCGAGGCGGACACCGACGCCGTACGCGACACCGAGACAGCCGCACTGGTCAAGGATGGTGCCAAGTGACCTGGTCCGAAATGCAGCCCCTGCTCAGCCAGGGCACCTACGACACCCTCTACATGGTGCTGTGGTCCACCCTGGTGACCGTCCTGGGCGGACTGCCCATCGGCATCCTGCTCGTCCTCACCGACAAGGGCGGCGTGCTGCAGAACCAGCCGCTCAACAAGGTCCTCGGCGTGATCGTGAACATAGGCCGCTCGCTGCCGTTCATCATCCTGCTGATCTTCCTGATCCCGGTCACCACGGCCGTCGTCGGCACCTTCATCGGCCCCACCGCGATGATCGTCCCGCTCGCCATCGGTGCCATCCCCTTCTTCGCCCGGCTCGTCGAGACGGCCGTCCGCGAGGTGGACCACGGCCTGATCGAGGCCGTCGAGTCCATGGGCGGCTCCGTCCCCACCCTGGTCGGCAAGGTGCTCCTCCCGCAGGCCCTGCCCTCCCTGGTCGCCGGCGTCACCACCACGGTCATCACCCTGGTCGGCTACTCCGCCATGGCGGGCGCCGTCGGCGGCGAGGGCCTCGGCTCCAAGGCCATCACCTACGGCTTCCAGCGCTTCGAGACCGGCTTCATGGTCGCCACCGTCGTGGTCCTCATCGTGCTCGTCACGGTGATCCAGCTGATCGGCGACGGCGTCGTCCGGCTCCTGGCCCGCCGCGGCCGCACCGCCTGAGACCACGGGCCGCACGGCCCGCCCCCACCACCGCACCACCACCGCACCACCCCCGAAAAAAGCCCGCACTTGTCGTGCTTGGGCCCCCACCAGCAAGTCCTCGGTACTTGTTCAGTCAGAAAGGCACTCTTCGTGCGCAAGAACATCAAGCTCACCGCCCTCGCCGCCACCGCCACCGCGCTCACCCTCGGCCTCACCGCCTGCGGCAGCTCCTCGGACCCGTCCTCCTCCAAGGCCGACGGCGGCAAGGCCGACGAGAGCAAGCCGCTCGTCATCGCGGCCTCCCCGAGCCCCCACGCCGACATCCTGAACTTCGTCAAGGACAAGCTCGCGGCGAAGGAGGGCCTCAAGCTGGAGGTCAAGGAGTTCACGGACTACGTCCTGCCGAACACCGCCACCGAGCAGGGCCAGGTCGACGGCAACTACTTCCAGCACAAGCCGTACCTCGACGACTTCAACAAGAAGAACGGCACGCACATCGTGCCCGTCGTGAACGTGCACCTGGAGCCCCTCGGCCTGTACTCCAAGAAGGTCAAGGCCCTCACGGACATCAAGGCCGGCCAGACCGTCGCCGTCCCCAACGACACCACCAACGAGGGCCGCGCGCTCCAGCTGCTCGCCGCGAACAACCTGATCACCCTCAAGGAGGGCGTCGGCACCAGCGCCAAGCTGTCCGACATCACCGACAAGAAGGGCCTGGAGTTCAAGGAGCTGGAGGCCGCCACGGTCCCGCGCGCCCTGAACGACGTGGACGCCGCCGTCATCAACGGCAACTACGCCATCGAGGCCGACCTGTCGCCCGCCAAGGACGCCCTGATCCTGGAGAAGGCCGAGGGCAACCCCTACGCCAACTTCCTCGCGGTCAAGGACGGCAACCAGAACGACCCGCGCGTCCAGAAGCTCGCCAAGCTCCTGAACTCCGACGAGGTCAAGAAGTTCATCGACGAGAAGTACCAGGGCTCGGTCGTGCCGGCCTTCGGCGCCCCGCAGTCCTGACCCCTCCCCGGCCCCGCGCGCCCCACCGGCGCGCGGGGCCGAGCGCTGCCCGCTCCCGGGCAACCCCGGCCCTGCGCCCACCCCGCCGGATGCTGCATGCTGTGGCTACGACCCGCACGAACGGTCCGCACCGACGGTCCCGCACCACGGTCGTCCCGCACCACGGTCGCACCACGGTCACAGGCTTGGAGCTGCGCATGACTACCACCTTTCCGGACGTCACCATCAGCACGGACCGGCTGGTACTGCGCGCCTTCGAGGAAGAGGACGCCCTCGCGCTCGCCGAGATGATGAACGACGAGCACGTCACCGCCTGGACCACCGCGCCCCACCCCTACACCCACGCCGACGCACACGCCTGGGCCACCCGCCGCTCCCACGCCGAACGCACCGAGGGCCGCGGCATCGTCCTCGCCGTCACCGAATTCCTCACCCAGCGCCTCGTCGGCATCGTCC
Above is a window of Streptomyces subrutilus DNA encoding:
- a CDS encoding methionine ABC transporter permease → MTWSEMQPLLSQGTYDTLYMVLWSTLVTVLGGLPIGILLVLTDKGGVLQNQPLNKVLGVIVNIGRSLPFIILLIFLIPVTTAVVGTFIGPTAMIVPLAIGAIPFFARLVETAVREVDHGLIEAVESMGGSVPTLVGKVLLPQALPSLVAGVTTTVITLVGYSAMAGAVGGEGLGSKAITYGFQRFETGFMVATVVVLIVLVTVIQLIGDGVVRLLARRGRTA
- a CDS encoding MetQ/NlpA family ABC transporter substrate-binding protein translates to MRKNIKLTALAATATALTLGLTACGSSSDPSSSKADGGKADESKPLVIAASPSPHADILNFVKDKLAAKEGLKLEVKEFTDYVLPNTATEQGQVDGNYFQHKPYLDDFNKKNGTHIVPVVNVHLEPLGLYSKKVKALTDIKAGQTVAVPNDTTNEGRALQLLAANNLITLKEGVGTSAKLSDITDKKGLEFKELEAATVPRALNDVDAAVINGNYAIEADLSPAKDALILEKAEGNPYANFLAVKDGNQNDPRVQKLAKLLNSDEVKKFIDEKYQGSVVPAFGAPQS